The stretch of DNA AAACTCAGTTTAGCAAGGCAACCAATATAATTCAATGATAGCACGATAAAACAAACAGTATGTATACTGaggtgtatattgtatattgaacTTTCTGGCTGAAACAGACTTTCTGCTGACGTTTTGATAATAGCTATAAGTAGGAGTTTAATGTTAGATACAACACCAGATTAGTAAGAATATTAACAACACACTTCTCATGTAACTACAAGTATAAAATCCATgatacggaaacctgttatccagaaagttctgaattaccaaAAGGCCACATCTCccttagacttcattataagcaaataatttaaaattgatttccgttttctctgtaataatgaaacagaaccttgtatttgatcccaactaggatacagtattattaatccttattggaggaaaaacaattcatttgaatttaatacatttttaaatatttttttagcagaaataagatatggagatccaaataacggaacaaccccttatccgtaaacctcaggtcccaagcattctgggatAACAGGACCAATACCTTTATTCAGCCCTTTTAGTTTATTGGAACGTCTGCCTTTGGCCAGTAACTAACCAGCTGTTGCCTTGATCATTCTATTGTGATATTATTGATTTCATATAGGTCCTCATTTTCCTTTCATTGTTTGTCCTGTATATGTTGGATTTCCTATTTGTTTAAGGTTTCCTGGATGTGGTTCATTAGATCATTGGAAACAATTACACCTAATACAAAAGTATGTATTTTATGACATTTAACATAGCTTTCACTAGATAATAAGGAAAAAGGGGATAAAAAAAGAGACAGACCCAATTGAGCTAGAAAAGGAGCAGCTGTTAGCTATTTTTTAAGCGGTTAATCTGGAAAATTATagtcaaacatttttaaaaagcctgCCAGGATCTCATATTCCTTGCAATATAAGAATAATCTTGGTTGCCTGTAtgcctaagggcgaagacacatggagctattacTAGCAGCAACTTGTTgtagctactaaaaaagacaatgcagatcatttactgataattgtttcttcatgtgttttagcagaggcaattctcagtattgtctatggcagggtattttctggcatttagtagccttgaaataATAGcgactactagtagctccatgtgtcttcaccctaaggcttcCTATGTATTTTGTGCTGTTTAATGTTATCCTATGGCTAGATCAAGTTATGACTTTGAGTTtgaaatagatttttattttattgcttagaTATACACCcccttacaaaaaaaagttaccgTTTTAACCAGTATGCAATCAACTTACTTTACAATTAATGGAATCATTTTGGAAAGAAATAGTTCTTAAATGAAACATAGAACAATGTATGCCATTGGCTGTGCTTGTAGTATTGTTTAACATAGCCCAGAAGCCATTCAATTTATAGAGCTACAATTAAAAAAAGCAGTAGCTCAAAGCATTTCCCTAATGATGGTGGAACCTCAATAGATCCACAAGCGCCTCTCTGGAGAGATACAATCTTTCTAAGATGATTAAATATTATGTCTGTAATACAGATAAAATATGAacagacacatacatacagtatatatatatatatatatatatatatatatatatatatatatatatatagcatgtgtATTACAGGGAACGCAATAAAAGAAATCTTgaataaaccaaaataaatggAGCACtttctaaatgtttaaaaaaagagagagagaaatatttgctgagtaaaaaaaaatattgccacaGCCATATAAAGGTACGACgccgaaggccaagtgcttttatacaggtcatggaactccaaggtgacttctattatccttatattttacaacagttggtactttatttattataataacaaGTTTAAGTGAGTCAGACTGTGACTCCGATTactcaccatttataaggatataataaatGAGCATAGACTGCGGATGTGATCTActttgactttttttatttttgatatatGTACAAAACAAGAAATTCTATCAATCATGTTCCAGTTGTAAATAATAGGTAAGgctagaaaataaatgaaaggaaGAGCAGTGGAGATGGAAAGAAAGGAAGAGAGGAGAAGAAAGAAAGGGGGGAAGGAAGATACCATGTAATACCCTTTGACCTGTCAGTAAAGCATCAGTATTTCACAGTGGACTATTAGTATCAGGGTTTTTGTCTGTACAACCTCTTGAAATATAAACTGCTTTTTAGAGTAGCAACGTGGGCGGAGTAGGTCTGTTCCATTTAAGTAAAATAAGTCTCCTGGCGTGAAAGAGCAGGACCTGGAGAAATATCCTGCTCTCTTAAGCAGTGACGCTGCCAGTAGTTAGTCCAAGTAGTGCCATAGCTCAGTTCTACAATCGGAACCATGATCCtagcaataaaagcaaatatctgagtCCTGTATTCACTAATTTTAGGAGCGGTCCATACTATATGTATCCAAGTCAAAGAGTGCAAAGAGAGAAGTCTgcttgtcaggacctgcctgtaacagaactctggactctatgttaggcaggttctgcattacctcactgagtcactggagaccttgggcatccagcccggaacattctgttaacccctcttctttgcttctgtgtttatgttctccttctcctcccttaattagcccaggtggttccaatcagtcaattaacgggctttataagcctgttacaagcaacccctggttgcttgatcattgagcctttaCGTTCCAgcgaccttacctgcttgttccagtccctgttcctacctgactcctgcccgcatacctgcctgattctgttaccttaccctgttctacgactactgttcctgacctctgtttgatctcccggttttgacctcggcctgattattggactctccctgccttcagcctgcccctgaccattgcctgttattccggaccctccttgtttgctgccagtcctgaccctctgcctgttttacggatttgttttgtcttctgcctgcctcttaccactggcctgttgtaaggactttcaTATTTCTTATTATGCTCCAGcccctgtgccagtgcttcagtctcctgctccagccccTGTGCCAGTGCCTCaatctcctgctccagcctctgtgcctgaactgcaaccctcggctcctgtgcctgaactgcaaccctcggctcctgtgcctgaactgcaaccctcggctcctgtgcctgaactgcaaccctcggctcctgtgcctgaactgcaaccctcggctcctgtgcctgaactgcaaccctcggctcttgcctcggtgccagcggtcgtgcctgctcctgcctcggtgccagcggtcgtgcctgctcctgcctcggtgccaatacttctgccaccagcctctgaggacaaaactgcttcaggacctgccttccctgctactggatctggtagttctggtgtcccagactctgccagttctgttgcagtgtttggtggtcttgttgtttccctgggcatctctcttccacctgtagtgggtgtttttcctggcgacgactccgctgtggctcctgaccctggcgatgactccgctgtggctcctgaccctggcgacgactccgctgtggctcctgaccctggcgacgactccgctgtggctcctgaccctggcgacgactccgctgtggctcctgaccctggcgttgactccgctgtggctcctgaccctggcgacgactccgctgtggctcctgaccctggcgacgactccgctgtggctcctgaccctggcatttcatccactctggctcctgactctggtgaCACTTCTATTCTGGCTTCCAGCTCTGGCAACTTGTTGCTCTGGCTCCCAACCCTAGGCACTCCTATGTTCTGGCTCCAGTCCCTGGCGTTTCCTTTGCTGTGGTTCCTGGACTTGGTTACTCTCCTGTTCTGGCCGCTGTTTCTGATGAACCACCTATTCTGGCATTCACCTTGTTTGGGACTTTTTCtaagaagttttttcttttggtttaatttatgtttttctctctgtttttctgcgattttccaaagtagttttgggccagtattttctatttttgcaggtttTCTGTTTTTGGGTTCTGTGGACATTTGGACTGAAAgccttaaaaacatttttgtaaagaagatgtttgaaagatgtccacccgatcctgggatcgcccggaggtcgatcctcaaggggggggggtaatgtcaggacctgcctgtaccagaactctggactctatgttaggcaggttctgcattacctcactgagccactggagaccttgggcatccagcccggaacattctgttaacccctcttctttgcttctgtgtttatgttctccttctcctcccttaattagcccaggtggttccaatcagtcaattaacgggctttataagcctgtcacaagcaacccctggttgcttgatcattgagcctttaCGTTCCAgcgaccttacctgcttgttccagtccctgttcctacctgactcctgcccgcatacctgcctgattccgttaccttaccctgttctacgactcctgttcctgacctctgtttgatctccggttttgacctcggcctgattattggactctccctgccttcagcctgcccctgaccactgcctgttattccggacccttcttgtttgctgccagtcctgaccctctgcctgttttatggatttgttttgtcttctgcctgcctcttaccactggcctgttgtaaggactttcatatttcttattactccattttcattaataaatcatgtttcagcaacacaacttgtttcctggctatccacaagcgcagtaccccctgtacccatattacacggcatataagctcctacctgccacccacccacctgtggctgcgcctgacactgctgggctgctggtgattactgagtcctctgtggaatctctgtgtgtgtcccctggtcaggacaggtattgctcgcttgcctgctacgtgggaacagccacctttccaaaggggaaggtactctggggcaggtagcactacctggggggacttgGGTAGGGACTGAACTGAGAAAAGGGTTTTTGCCTATCCAGGTCAAAGTGTGGGACCGGGCACCTTAAGAGACTGTggcaggagtggatagactgcaaagGTTCCCCAGGGCAGGATTATCAGTTATCCATATACTGTAATTGTTCTTTATTCTTTTTcaactgttatataaagttatgcTTGGTGCAAAGTGTGGGGTAATTATTTTTCCTGAGGTGAGCTCCTCAgtgaccactaggtggaggcactgtgctaaacTCCAAGTAACCAGTATCATTCACTATTGCAAAGGGGACCAAATCTCCTGCCTAAGCAAGTAATACAGCCCAAAGAAGTGTCCCAAGAAATGgttacacatttttttcagtttcttgTCCAGTTTGGTTAAGAAAAGCAAAAACATAACATTATAAACAATTAATATAGtaacatatttttgcatttggatgctaacccatagcaaccaacatgtACTTGCTTTTATAATTTCAATAATTCATAATTATTTTATAGTCACTCCTTTTACCCCCACCCAGTTCAATGATTTCCTCCCCAATTCCAGTGCTAACCAGTCATTGTCCAGTGTTCTCATTTATATCAGTTCATATTCTCTGATGCACATCGGGTCTGCATGAGATGATGGTGGTTGTCCCTATGTTCCTTGAGCTGGTAGTATTTTTTTGGATGAGTGGCTCGCCGTACTTATAGTTATAAACAACTTGTATTACAACTTTCAGCTACAGAAACATGTATGGCTACACTATGGCTAAATGAGACTACACCTTTGTTTAGGTCTAAATCTCAACCATTGTTAAGGCCCCAACCCCTGTCCAAGCCTCCACAAATAGTTAATTCAAAACTATCCTCACACAACAACTTGAAATAATTGATTAAATTAACCATGTTGTGCATAGTTaaaaatttaaccctttcaatTGACTCCAGTACATATGTATAATCATACAAActtcaaatacacacacacacacacacacacacacacacacacacacacacacacacacacacacacacacacacacacatatatatagcctTAGATAGTGTACCTTAATTCTTGTCTTGCTACCAACCATTATCTACCCCACTATCTATATGCAGTTTTTAAAACCCAAGGTACTGCTGACATTACAGTGTTATTTAGTCACCATTAACTGCTAAAATGCCAGCTAAATTGTCAATCAAGTACTTATTACAAaggatatttataaaataaataattgctcTGTTGGACTGTATGGGAAATGGCAACAACACATTTCAGAGATTTCTGAATAAAGGGGTTTCCAGAAACAGTTCCCAAACCAGTATGCAGAAACAATATGGCTTACTTGTTAGGTTACTGAACTTGGCAGTACAATAACTAGATGTTATTGCCTGGTCTTTGCTGGTAATGCCTGCACTCAAATCTATGGTAAAGCAGGGTGCCACTCTGTGATGTTTGCAAAAGTAAAAAAGGACACAGCCCATAGCTAAACAATTCTTGCCCCGTTAAGTTTTAAATTGCTCCAAAAGTGCATCATAAAGTAGTATACCAGCACCTATAAAGGGCACTATTTAAAACTATGAAGCAGAATTTATGGATGCATTCAACCCAACTGCCACCCAAGCAATGTCTGTAGTAGATCACAACATTTCTCCATTGCAAGAGATTGTTCATTTCCTTCTCTACATCTGCACTGGATCCTAGAGTATCTATGCAACTGCCCTATGCAAGTAGCCAACACAGCTGTAATGGGCCGGCACACCTTGTGACTTTACCAAGTTGTGTCTCTGTGCAGCGCCAGTACATGATTGGAACTGCTCCCATCTACACCCACTCACATGCAACTACTCAAATACTGTTCAAATATTAGGGTACAGACACACAGATacttttttcacagctactaaactccataaaataccctgccataaacaatactgagaattgcctctgctaaaacacatgtagagacagttatcagtaaatgatctgcattgtctattttagtagccacatcaAGTAACTGCTGccagtagctcagtgtgtcttcacccttaaacaacGCAGATGAGCACTAAGAAGTTTAAGATCACCTTTACATTGTTTAAAGGAGACTTACAAAATGTTCACTTCAGATAGCAAtatgttaagatggccatacacgcaccgatattatcgtacgaaacctcgtttcgtacgataatcggtgcgtgtatggcatgtcggcgagtcgaccgatatcgcaggaagctgctgacatcggacgactcgccgatcggaccagtttgaaaattttgatcgggcgccatagaaggcgcctgaccaaaattcaaccttcagagctgaatcggcagaaggaggtagaaatcctattgtttctacctccttacctgccgattcagccctgaatggtgtgtggtggatcttacgatgtttcgtgcgaccgatggtcgtacgaaacatcgtcagatcgccacgtgtatggccacctttacatagcATAAGATAACAGGACATATATTAGACAGACAGCACAAATTTGTGAACCTCAAGCCATCTAATTAGGGAAAAAATTTAACTGCACATAGTCAAATTGTCAATGGACCTAAAAATCTCGACCCACCAACTGATAGGAAAAGTGATTTAGAAATACAACTGcagtatatattcatatacagatATTCACTGAAATCTAAAAAGAACAAAACATTGGTGCAGTTTGCCATCTGTTCTTTATCCACAATGCAACTTTTTCCAGTGTGTGCCACTCATTCCTGGTTCATCAGTATGGATACAAGCTCAAGCACATGATTGATAAAGGAAGCATTTTAGTGCATTTTGCAGGGGCATATTTTCATACTTTTTGTTCACAGTGCTGGGCCTGCCAATTGTAAATGACTCCTTTTGAATTCTATTATATTGAAAATATGTGTTTTAATATCTTTGTTTCGtaaagtgtatataaaagggtTGACTAATGGTATCAGGGCAGTGTAGAGAAAGGAAATTGGTTTAGATAAAGTGGATGAATACTGAGATGTAGGACTCATATAAGTAATGAGTATAGTGCCATAAAAGAGACTCACGACAGTGAGGTGGGAGGTACAAGTAGAGAAAGCTTTCTTCCTTCCTGTAGCAGAATGGATCTTTATAATAGTGGAAATGATGTAGGTATAAGAGGCTACTGTAAGTGCGAAGGCAGGAAGTCCCACCAATGAGCCCAAAACATATGTCAACAACTGAACAGAAAAAGTGTTTGCACAAGACAGGGTTAATAATATGGAAggatcacagaagaaatggtttatTGCCTGTGATCTGCAGAAAGGTAAATGGGATATGAGCAAAGTGTGTAACATTGGTTCTGCAAAACTGAACATCCAGCCAGCGATAACCAATATGACACAGACCCTTTTGTTCATCACAATTAAATACCTCAAAGGATTACAAATAGCAACATAGCGGTCATATGCCATGACAGTCAATGAGATAAATTCAGCACATGTCAAAGTCATAAAGCAGTACAGCTGGGTCATACAGCCAACAAAAGAAATTGTATTGTCTCCTCCTAAGAGCATAGAAAGAAATTTAGGCAGAGAAACTGAGGAACTAAACATATCAATAAATGCAAGATTGCATAGGAAGAAGTACATAGGAATGTGCAATAAGGAGGTTTGGCAAATGACTGTTAGGATAAGTACATTTCCCTGTAAAGTAAGAAGATAGATCAGGAGAAACAGGCAGAACAATGGGATCTGTATGTCTGGGTAATCTGAGAAACCCTGGAAAATGAATCCACTGCTGCTGCTTTGGTTCTCAGCTGGCATAGTTATTGTGGCTCTTGGTCTGCAGATATAGTGGTCTGAGATATAGTAAAAACTCAGTTTAGCAAGGCAACCAATATAATTAAATGATAGCACGATAagacaaacagaaaataattttaagaGAAGTTAGATAATAAAAAATTGTGGTATATATATTGaactttctggctgatgttttgatAATAGCTATAAGTAGGAGTTTAATGTTAGATACAACACCATATTAGTAAGAATATTAACTACACACTCCTCATGTAACTACAGGTAGAAAAaccattattcggaaacctgttatccagaaagtctgtctcccttagactccattataagcaaataatttaaaattgatttgcgctttctctgtaataataaaacagaaccttgtatttgatcccaactagaatacagtataattaatccttattggaggcaaaacaattctattgaattcaatacatttttcaatatttttttagcagagttaagatatggagatccacattatggaaagacccttatccggaaaacctcaggtccggagcattctgggaTAACAGGACCAATACCTTTATTCAGCCCTTTTAGTTTATTGGAACGTTTGCCTTTGGCCAGTAACTAACCAGCTGTTGCCTTGATCATTCTATTGTGATATTATTGATTTCATATAGGTCCACATTTGCCTTTCATTGTTTGTGCTGCATATGTTGGATATCCTTTATTCCTATGAAGTTATGACTTTGAGTTTGAATTAGATTTTTATGTTATTGCTGAGATATACACCCCCTTACAAAAAAAGGTACAGTTTTAACCAGTACCAACTTACTGTCTGAAGTACAATTTAATAGAATCATTCTGGAATGGAATCATtcttaaatgaaacataaaacaatgtatGCTGTTTGCTGTGCTTGTAGTATTGTTTAAAGTATGTCAGAAGCCATTTCATTTATAGATCTACAATGTAAAAAAAGCAGTAGCTCAAAGCATTTCCCTAATGATGGTGGAACCTCAATAGATCCACAAGCACCTCTCTGGAGAGATACAATCTTACTAAGATGATTAAATCTCAAAATCATTACAGTGGTACAGTCTTGTATTATGTGGGTAATACAGATAAAATATGAACACGCATATATCTATAGAAAGCATGTGTTTTACAGGGAACTCAATAGAAGAAATCttgaataaacaaaaataaatggagcactttataaatggtaaaaaaaaaatgtttaaaaaaaaagagagaaatattTACTGGATAAAAAACATATTGCCACAGCCATTGACGCGTTTCAGTTCATTGAGAATTGTCATCATTATGTGAAAACAGAAAGTGATTGTACATCTTAAATATCCCACAtaaacaatgtatatatatatatatagtgaataaagtaccccctgttgtaaaatatatggatattataatgTAAGTCACTGAGCAacaaggccaagtgcttttatacaggtcatggaactccgaggtgacttctaatatcctcatatctgacaacagggggtactgtatttattataatatataagtcttaagtcatgtgacagaaattacatcactaagctccgattataactgatggcatcactactcaccgtttataaggatataatttatagtttGGTCCCATGAAATGActaaactgtatattatacagtatatagctcgCTAGATTCACAAACATTGAGTTCAGCCTGGCTACATGATCGATTGAGTGCATCCAGATGTGTATGACCACACAAAGTCTCTGTTTGAGTGTCCTGGGAGCACTGAGGGTGGTCCAAGTTTGGGCCCCAAGCTAACTCCCATAACTGTGCAGTAATTGTTGGCTTGAGTAAAATAATGGGCTTTATTTTCCTATGATTGGGCATTGGTTGGCTGTGTTTCCCACCAGCAACACGAGTGGTTGCTAGGCACGCGGTGCCTAGCAACGGCAGACGGCTTTGGCTCTTTACAGATGCTGGGTGCACATGCACATCCACCAATACAGGAATAACCATGGGGGGGATGTTTGGTGCCACGGGCGGTTAAATAGTTCCACCTGAGGGGGACACAATCAATACAAAGATGGTGAGTAAACAgttcccttctgcctctttcagtctgctgtttttctttttcttttttctcattctTTTGTTTTAACTTTGCCGTTGCACTGGTTGTTTTGGCCCTGGGCTGCTCTGTCTCGGCATTACCTGATTCTAACCTGGACTCACTCAGGTGATTTCTTATGTTATAGTCACTGTATTTGTTTACATGTGGGAGTAAGCCTTTGGTTGCCTAGCGActtgttttggcgccaaaactcCTCCTGAGTGTTTAAATAGATGTGAGGGGAGGGAGTGCAGTGTTTGTTTCTCACTCACatgtttctgtgtgagaccgagaCGTcatgtaataaacctttctatttttgcatttacatgttgctcacaattctttaaatcctaggagtgctgtccttgttccagtgcatttttttgtactagaaCCCAGGTTTTGCAAAATTGAGAACTTGTGGTACTTTATAAATggagaaagaattaaaaaatgtttcagtCAACATTTCAGTTTTAGGGGGGAACCTTCTTTACTTTGAGGAAGGTTCCCCTGAAATACTGAAATGTTCTTGaccttatatatattaaatgcaaGCACACACTTGCAGTtatgtttgtatatacagtatttggcatCAGTTCATATTTTAGTGAGGTCCTGTATTTAAAAGCGAagtaaaggctaagtcacttgggggtgccaaaacgttaggcgcccctaagtgactttaatcgcttaccttttacccccaAAGGGTATGATTTCCCACCCTTTGGTGCTTTTGCACTTTTGCCCCAGGCAGAAATGACCCCTGGTATGTACCTTTGACACATCTTTGCCTTTTGAATAGTGGATGTTGCCTGAAACTGACATCTGGGGTGTCAATAAATGACTCCTATAGCTCTTATTTATAGGGATGGAAGGAGCAGCAGTATCAGTGGTAGGCCAGTGTGCCATGGTTGGAAGCAGCTGAGGAACCTGCTAATTAAGACTTTCTATTTAATCAACCGATTTCtaataatataactactgatgcatggctCACTCATGAGGAAATTTAAAATAGACCTGAATATGTCAAGGTAAACAAAGATCAAGGATAGTAGATCAGTATTCTTTGGtgtttggcatggtgccaagagattTATAAAAAGGTCCATTttcagtctgaaaactataggcctgttagtttcagatcattggtaggaaagcttttggaagggataAAACGATGTACAATACATTGCATAACAACACTGTCCATTTGTTCCAGTATGTTTTGCAttatagatcttgccagactaatataATTGCCTTTTTTGAGGAGgaagtggatgtgatctacttagactttttATTTTTGATAGCTTTTAACCAGAAATTCTATCACTCATGTTCCAGGTGTAAATAATAGGTAAGGCTAGAAAGGAAGAGCAGTGGAgatggaaagaaagaaagagaggagAAGAAAGAAAGGGGGGGAAGGAAGATACCATGTAATACCCTTTGAACTGTCAGTAAAGTATCTATATTTCACAGTGGACTATTAGTATCGGGGTTTAACACCCAAAACATCCAAATGTCGATAAATTTGTCTGTACAACCTCTTGAAATATAAACTGCTTTGTAGAGTGGCAATGTTTTATTAACTGATTCTTTCCATTCAGCTAGAGTGGAGTAGGTCTGTTCCATTTAAGTAAAATTAGTCTCCTGGCATGAAAGAGcagctcaggaggaagccggaagtggcgaaacgcatcagcggtgagagaggacgcagaggaggagcactatacagggcaggactgctgaacccaggagcgacactgcaggtcgtgaacagggaaagaaaaaggagcagccacctgatccataccagtgactcctgacacgcgcatcctatactctgtttgtgagtgtattgggaagttttatttatattaaagtatttaagtttttacacatatggcgtatgcatttatcccacagtaagtgcacagaaggggaagggaaacggaaaggtcgtggaattaacctaaagttgctaaagttggaaatttatctatgtgaagtggttcctaacactgcctgaaattaagaggtgggaaagcagagagtcgtgagctacaagcaaaccaattggatgccatataaacccaagggggtctgttaGTAGATTgacaatcggaaagggatatcacaactgggtgatataagtaaaagtcatcactggtgttaaaaagcacatgagagtgcacattttttttcttttcttttctttcttcttttcctcataagacctctgTAACATTCAAGTTAgaatggaaccagtgtgcgaccgctgtatacaaaatctgactcctacagtataacaggaac from Xenopus tropicalis strain Nigerian chromosome 8, UCB_Xtro_10.0, whole genome shotgun sequence encodes:
- the LOC116406806 gene encoding olfactory receptor 8I2-like; translation: MPAENQSSSSGFIFQGFSDYPDIQIPLFCLFLLIYLLTLQGNVLILTVICQTSLLHIPMYFFLCNLAFIDMFSSSVSLPKFLSMLLGGDNTISFVGCMTQLYCFMTLTCAEFISLTVMAYDRYVAICNPLRYLIVMNKRVCVILVIAGWMFSFAEPMLHTLLISHLPFCRSQAINHFFCDPSILLTLSCANTFSVQLLTYVLGSLVGLPAFALTVASYTYIISTIIKIHSATGRKKAFSTCTSHLTVVSLFYGTILITYMSPTSQYSSTLSKPISFLYTALIPLVNPFIYTLRNKDIKTHIFNIIEFKRSHLQLAGPAL